From Bicyclus anynana chromosome 11, ilBicAnyn1.1, whole genome shotgun sequence:
CAGGTATTACGAGACAGGACTCTATTAGTTAAATTAGGTTAGTTTAGAATAATTTCACATAAGTTCTTAGACTGTGGAAAGACGTTTACTCTTGtaattactcgtatttatttgtgttatatTAATTAGATTTCTTTTAGGGCATTCCCGTGTACTAGAGTAGGTTAGATTTAGGTTAGAATAGGCCACCACGTGTTTCGCATATGCGAGCACGTGGTTTGTAGGTTAGGAAGTACACGAGGCAAGGAAGACAAGTGACATTGACGCTTTGACAGTTGACGGCTGCCACTCGACAGCTGTCAGTTGTCACTTAGTGGTGGCGCTTGGCAAGTGACGTTGTCACATTGACTTTGATAGCTGACACCTGCCACTTGACAGCTGTCAGTTGTCACTCGGTGGGGCACAGACGCTGAATTGCTACAGGTCGGACCGACTTGAGTCGGTCAGGTCCTAGAGCGAATAGGACCGATACGCGTACTGCACACAGTCATTACGTGTACGGTTACGTGTACCTGGACTTTGTAGTTTTTGCAAGgccaatacacgaactctgccCCGCACTTGGGAGTTCTTCCATCATGAACCCCGAAGAGGCGGGTCAGGCCGACTCTCCCTTTGCGCCACGGACATCGCTGGCCCGGACCCCTCCTTCGGGTTTTGCATCGGCGCGAAGCGAAGATGACAGTAAGTCAGACTTCTACACCCCGGCTGCTCACCAAAAGAGCCCGCGTGCCCACCATGCCCCATTACCAGCGCGGAAGACTGGCGTCAAGCGCCCTTTGACTTCTCCGGAAGAGCGAGGGCGGGCACCGGACGCTGTTCGTCTGTGTCGCCCGGCCCGTACCGTGACGCCACCACATCCTGCTGCAGCGCCTGCGTCGCCGCGGACCCATGTCCACCCCACCCCTTGCGGGCCTGCATGTGGGTCACCCCAGGGAACGACCGGACCCAGAAACCACAGAACCCGAGACGGAAGATGATGACGCCCCTTCTAACTCGCTGGCTTCGGCCAGCAAGACGAAGCTGCTTGACCGGGTGCACAATCAGTTAGAGCAGGTGATGGCCGCTGTAACCGGCCCTACTTCAAGGCTAAACAAGGAGGCAACAAACACAATTGCTAGCAGCACTCAGGAAATCCTCGCGGTGGTTGCTGCGCTCACCCTGCGCTTGCGAAATGGAAACACAGCTTCTGCAGGCTAAACTGAGGGAGACTCAACATAAAGTTAAATCAGGGGCACCCGCTGCAGACGCTCCCCTGACAGCACCAGTCTCGTATTCCTCGGCCCTACGATTGGGCAGGAAGGCTGAACCGGTCCCCATCCGACAGGGTGGACCTGTCCTGGCATTTTACCCGGCCGGAGACCAAACAGGGAAGATCAAGACTGCGGAAGAAACCAAGGCCGAGCTTAAGAGGTCAATTAAACCAGCGGAGATAAATGTCCAGGTGGCAAGGGTCCGCAAGGTGGGAAACGCAGGGGTGGTCGTCCAGACCACTTCACCCTTGGCGGCCGACAGGCTGCGGAACGCAGTCCCACCCACGCTGCGTGTCACGGAACCCACAAGGAGGTCGCCTAGAATCTGCCTAAGAGACCTCGACGGGGATCCAGCAGAGAACGACGTCCTCGCGGCCATATATGATCAGAATCTGCGGGCCTCTTCAGAATGGTCCCATGAGAGGGTCGCTAAGGAAGGGAAAGTCTATAAGCGCCGAGGGCGCAGAGCTGGATCCACCACCGTCATCATAGAGTGCTCGCCCGCCTTGCGTGATGCCCTGGTTAACAAAGGCCACCTGTATATCGGGTGGCAGTCGGTGGAAGCCCTGGACCACGTCCAGGTGACATGCTGCAACAAGTGTCAGCAATACGGCCACCCGGAAAAATACTGCAGGGCCACAGCGGCGACCTGCGGCAAGTGCGGTGCCACTGGGCACCAGAAAGCAGAATGTCAGGCGCCTACAGCCCAGTGCGCGACTTGCCACAAGTTTGGCCGTACGGACGCCGCCACCCACACTACGGCGTCAAGATCATGTCCAGCGCGCCGCTACGCCAAGGAAAGGGCCGTCGCAAGCACTAATTATGGCTGAGCTCAGGATTGGGCAACTCAACCTAAACGGCACAAGACTTGCCACTCAAGAATTGCCGGCCATTGCCAGAGAGCAGCGCCTGGATGTTGTTCTTGTACAAGAACAATACTCCCAGGCGCAGCCAGACCTAACCTTAATACAAAGCGAGAGCTCGGCCATGGCGGCTGTATATGTATCATCGCGGCGGTTTAGTGTGGCGGCCTTGCCGCACTTGTCCAATAAACACTGCGCAGTCGCCGCTGTGCGGGTGGGTAACTGGGAGTGTGCGGTTGTCTCCGCATACTTCCAGTACTCACACCCCATAGATGGACACCTTTGCCACTTGGAGAGAGTTCTGGATAGCCTGCAAGCAGCAGAAGAAGGGCGACGGTTCATTGTCGGGGCAGACGTCAATGCCCACTCGCCGCTATGGCATAGCCCACGACGGCATCTAGTGGGGAGGGGCGCCGAAGCGGAGCATCGCCGCAAGTCAATGGAGGAGATGATTGGGTCCCGTAGCATGATTGTGAACAACAGGGAAAACCAACCCTTCACATATAGCGGTCCAAATGGCGAGTCAATGATGAGATGAGACAATGATGTTACCCTCATCACAAGAAGTGCTCACGTAAATGACTGGCAGGTGCATGTGGGCGTGTCGTCGAGCGACCACCGTCTCATCACATATACACTGACACCACTGCGCTCACGAGTCGAAGAGTGCGCTGAGCCGATGGTGGGTGAGCCGCCGAGGTTTCGGGTAAGTGGGGTGGACTGGCCTCGTTTTCTCGCGACGGTTGGCGCCCGCATGGGTTATCTACCGTCCCATAGACCAGCGTCGGTTCTAGCAAGTGCCTTCACTGAGATAGTTGTGCGCTCGACGCACGAGTGTCTCCATTCATGCGCGAAGAAAACCACCACCAGAGAAAATTAAGGCTCAGGCACCAGAGAAAATTAAGGCTCAGGCCAAATTCTACAAAAGGCGCGGCCGTGAGGGCACTACGAACGTCGTAGTAGAGTGTTCGCCGGCACTTAGAGAACGTCGTAGTAGAGTGTTCGCCGGCGCTGCTGAAGAAAGAGCGATTGTAAATCGGCTGGCAGGCAGTGGAAGTGGTGGACTACCTACAGGTTACCTGTTGCGCCAAGTGCCAGATGTACGGGCACCCCGAAAAATATTGCAGAGCGAAGGAGGACACCTGCGGCAGGTGCGGCCTCACCGGGCACAGAAAGGAAGCTTGTAAGGCCGAGACGACAAGATGCGCCACTTGCCACAGATTTGGCCGTGATGGCGCTGGCCTCCACCCCACCGCGTCAAGAGACTGCCCGGCAAGGAACTACTAAATATCTAAACGGCGTGGAATTGGCCAAGAGCGAGCTTCCGTCGCTCGCCCGGGAGCTGGGGCTGAACGTTGTTCTTGTCCAAGAACAGCACTCTCAGCCCCTCCCCGATCTCCTCCAGCACGGAGAATCAGCGATGGCCGGCATCCTAGTGGTCGCCTCAGACGTGGCTGTGGTGGTCCTCGACCACCTATCCACCAGGCATTGCACTGTCGCCGCGGTGAGGAGGGGAGCCCTGGAAGTCCTACTTTCAGTACAGTGAGGAGATCGACGAAGCGTCTGCGTGACATGTGCCTCAGCGAGTCTGGTGACTGTGCGTGTGGGCTGGCGGAGGAAGACCTCCACCACGTCCTGTGGGAATGTGCTGAGTACGAGGACCTCCGGAGTGCAATGTTGGAAGGGATCGTGAGAGAAGAGGCGGGACCGGTGTACTACCGGGATCTCGTTAGCTCGGCGGTCAACTTCGGCAAGCTACGGGAGTTCGCGCATCGGTGGCACGCGAGGCGGAGCGCTCTGGACCGTGGACCACAATGAGTCGAAGGTGATGCAGAATCAGGCGTGGACCGCGGCGGGCATGGGGATCTCAACGTCGTatgtcgtccagccccagaagggggagagtgaagAAAAAGGGAAATATGGCGGGCATTTATGTATCGTCGCGGCGCATTAGTGTGGCGGCCTTGCCGCACTTATCAGACAGCCACTGCGCAGTTGCGGCTGTACGAGTGGGTAACTGGGAGTGTGTGGTAGTATCCGCATACTTCCAGTACTCGCACCCCATTGACGGCCACCTATGCCACCTCGAGGAGGTCCTGGACAACCTCCAAGCAGCAGGCATCGTCGGGGCAGACGTTAATACACACTCGCCGCGCTGGCACAGCCCCCGACGGCACTTAGTTGGTAGAGGCGCCGAGGCGGAGCATCGCAGAAAAAGTATGGAAGAGATGATCGGGTCCCGCGGCCTCACCGTAAACAACAAAGAGGGACAACCATTTACGTATAGCGGCCCGAACAGTGTGTCGAACATCGATGTCACCCTCACCACAGGAAGCGCACATATTAATACTTGGCGAGTGCACGTTGGTGTTTCATCAAGCGACCACCGCCTCACAACATACACACTGACACCAATGCGATCGTGCAAACGACCTCCAAGGAGTCTGCCGTCCGTCTACGCAGCGCGGCCCTTCAAACCCTACGTGTCAGTGAGCCAAAGCGTAACCAGCCAAGGCTCTGCATCAGGGGCGTCGACGGTGACCCTTCTCCGGAAAGCGTAATTGAGGCCATACATGACATATGGCGCCTATTCATAGGCTGGCAAGCGGTTGAGGTACTTCTGTCGCTCGCGCGGGAGCTGGGGCTGGACGTTGTTCTTATCCAAGAACAGCACTCTCAGCCCCTCCTCGGCCTCATCCAGCACGGTGAATCCGCTATGGCCGGCATTATAGTAGTAGCGTCGGATTTGGCAGTGGTGGCTCTTGACCACCTGTCCACTAGCCACTGCACGGTCGCCTTGCTGAAAAGGGGTGCCCTGGAAGAGGCGCTAATATCGAGCTACTTCCAGTATTGTGAATCGATAGACGGGTACTTGGCGCACGTTGAGAAGGTGCTGGACTCCCTAGGGCGTGGAGTCCCTATCATCTTTGGCGGGGATGTCAACGCGCACTCTCCATGGTGGTACAGCCAGCCCCAGGCAGAGGTCCGGAGGTCGAACACCGCAGAAGGTCCGTTGAAGAATGTGTAAATCTTTTGTAGTCACGTAAATTTTTTGATAATATGCTTTTTGATTGCAGCTTAGTATCAAGTTTGTTAATTGCCAGTGTTTAAGTTGTTAAGATGACGCAATAATCAACGATATTCATATAATCCTATTTTTATGGTTTGGGTTAAGTGTGCGCAGAGGCCTGTCGTGTAAGTGTGCGCATGCGCACACTTATCCCGTTTGCATTTTTTTGTACATGTGGTGCTATGTTTTGTTTCAGCGTACAAATTTAAAGTGACAAACACCAGTTCAGCCCCCACTGTCACCAATTCAGCATTTTCAACTAGCAAAGAATTCATACTATTGTCGTCTATACAAGCTCTAccgaaatttttaaattaaatatcgtaAGTAAATCTCTACAGTCAACAAACATGGATCTTGGTAAATGCACAGAAATGTTGAAAAAATGCTGCAATTTCTTGGAAGACTACAGAAATACAGGCTTTAAAAGCGCTATTTTAACTGCGAAGGAGTTGGCCGAAGAACTAGAAATTGAACCTGTGTTTCGAGCTACAACAAGAATTCGACGTATTCACACGACACTATAACTTctccagaaaaaaaaaattgaggttGAATTTTTCAACTGTCTTTTGTACACTACATTAATTTCAGTTAATGAAAGGTTCGAACAACTAAATGAGTACTCAGAAGTTTGGtcttttttgtacaatattaaACAGGTTCCAGAAAAGACAGTTGAAAAATTCaacctcaatttttttttgactaagCGTCAAGCTGGTGAAATTGCACGCGATGACACTATAACTTctccagaaaaaaaaaattgaggtttaatttTTCAACTGTCTTTTCTGGAACCTGTttaatattgtacaaaaaagaCCAAACTTCTGAGTACTCAATTTCACTCGCGTACAATTTCACCAGCTTGACTAAGCGTCAAGCTGGTGAAATTGCACGCGATGACACTATAACTTctccagaaaaaaaaaat
This genomic window contains:
- the LOC112043005 gene encoding uncharacterized 50 kDa protein in type I retrotransposable element R1DM isoform X1 — encoded protein: METQLLQAKLRETQHKVKSGAPAADAPLTAPVSYSSALRLGRKAEPVPIRQGGPVLAFYPAGDQTGKIKTAEETKAELKRSIKPAEINVQVARVRKVGNAGVVVQTTSPLAADRLRNAVPPTLRVTEPTRRSPRICLRDLDGDPAENDVLAAIYDQNLRASSEWSHERVAKEGKVYKRRGRRAGSTTVIIECSPALRDALVNKGHLYIGWQSVEALDHVQVTCCNKCQQYGHPEKYCRATAATCGKCGATGHQKAECQAPTAQCATCHKFGRTDAATHTTASRSCPARRYAKERAVASTNYG